ggaactggtgatgatgtggctggaggtacattaggtagtcactggatacaaattttactgtctgccagtacaggccccaaaaatgaggcattcacctgacagaaaaggcttttatgcttctggctgtgactgaccagttaggtgatctcatcaaatggccgcagaagtctgcatgcatcgcgcatgagcaaccactggtgcggtgaaaagaagcttgccagaacctgtcctgctgcagagttcgtacaggtagtcgttaatggcacattgctgccggagcagcctatcaagcatatacaaggtgaagttccagcacgtcgggctctcacaaatcagacgtctgacggacaagtggtgtcgccactgaacgtcagcaaggcgagccatggccgtgtaagatcttctaaaatggccagagattttcctggtctggctcaagacttcctggaccccggggtatttggcaacgaatcgctgcatgactacgttcaggatgtgtgccatgcatggcatgtgtgtcattttgccctgtttcagggtgctcagcagattgccactgttgtcgcacaccactttaccaactgtcaaattgagcggggttagccactgatcggcctgtgaccgcagagctgaaaggagtacagaacctgtgtggctcttggcttccagccgcagcacaacatggcaacatctcacctggaacTTTGAATagcttctggggagcttgggggcgcagcggaagaggcggtagcaatggaaacggaggagtcagccgaggaggagagggaggctggAGTAGGcggaggagaagaaaaggcaggcctgcatgcaatccgtggcggtaacaccaaatccacacgggagccacaggttacatgcttgacagccgtcagaaggttcacccagtgagcagtaaaagttatgtaccttccctgtccatgtttgctagaccttgtgtctatggtcagatgtatcttggtaccaacactgtgtgccagagatatattcacttgccgttgaacatggccatatatttcagggatgcccttctgggagaaatatttccttccgtggACCTTTCATTACGGTGGGCCAATAGCCACACATTTTTTAACAGCCTCcgtgtccaccagtttatatggcagtagttggcgggctagcagttccgacaagccagaggtcagccgttgagcaagagggttatccggcatcatcaactttttacgcttgaacatttgggccacggaagcctgccttctgccagatgaacgcgacgacggcatgttggaaggtggagtggaggacaaatgggaggagaaggagaagaggcaggacgtggagcaccgggagtgtggctttgtgggttctgacagtgttgctcccactgggcttggtgatgggaggccagatgccttcttaaaGTGGTCATCCTTAGTTGAGTgttgggggactgctgaaaggggttaataactactgtgaagggcctagccgtctgggcaaccccacagatcaaccccccaccaaccttgtacttgttccactgatccgctacttgcgggctacgtgggcatgagttcagtcacttcggtgcgcaatcccatcctgtggcgcgtgatcccgcgagacccgtgacctacagcggcaggtCTTGAGGGATCACGTGCTGCAGGACGGCattgcccaccgaagtgactCAACTCATTCCCGCttgcccacaagtagcggaacaattacaagaggggtggggaatagccaaattaaaaaatattttgaaccaaaagttgtgcttttggtgggttttgaactaatggtggtctgtggatggcactgttatgtgggctctgtggatggcactgttatgtgggctctgtggatggcactgttatgggggctctgtggatggcactgttatgggggctctgtggatggcactgttatgggggctctgtggatggcactgttatgagggctctgtggatggcactgttatgggggctctgtggatggcactgttatgggggctctgtggatggcactgttatgggggctctgtggatggaactgttatgggggctctgtggatggcactgttataggggctctgtggatggcactgttatgagggctctgtggatggcactgttatgggggctctgtggatggcactgttatgggggctctgtggatggcactgttatgggggctctgtggatggcactgttatgggggctctgtggatggcactgttatgggggctctgtggatggcactgttatgggggatctgtggatgacactgttgtggggaggggatctgttgGTGaaacatatatagcaccttatgctatatatgtgtcatccacagatccccccataacagtgtccctgtgagtgaatgatccccaatacagggtctGGGCGCCAGCATCTGGTGTTGCAATGGcaacggggcccggtgcagtcactgtattctattacaccggtccccgctcactgtaatattgAGGCATTAATGTAGGCCATAGGCATTAAACaagagaaatcctctgcgatcctctctctctctgtactcacaaactcccgtagcaggcaggccgggcggcagcgcaactcactgacgtcacgcgcctgcttctcccactttatgaatgaagcaggcggagcaagcacgtgacgtcagtgagttacgctgccgtccgccctgcctgctactgagtttgtgagtacggagaggatcgcagaggatttctcttgttcgcatatgaatattagtattacagtgagaggggcccggtgtaatagaatacagtgagtgcaccgggccccgctgccattaccaggccagcataacattcggagtCGGGGCGCTGGGCATAACACATTATGTTATTCTGCGGTGGGCCCCAATCCCGGCCTAGCCCTCGGACCATGTtcgaagtgcccgaccggtcagtccgcccgTGCCCGTTAGACAGCAGGATGGAAGCATAAGGAGATGTACAGCCAAACACAGGAGGGGTACACCATCTGCTAGtcaggagactacctgtgaggaacttACTAGCAGGATAtaggttcataaaagcagcagcATACAGGCATCACGTAGGGGTGTAGGTAAATGCTATACTTGGCAGTGTGAGAATTTTTCAGCATATGGCTGGTGGATGTTAGCGTGGCACTATACAGGATATGTGGCCAGAAGGTGATGTGCAGCCAGGGtgctaattagtgatgagcaaagttttcaaaaattagaaTAGTTGTGAATTAGTTCATCATGAAGTGCATTAAATCAGGTCTATCCTGGCCTGCAGTTAAACTATAGGAAGAGTATATCTCGGTGTACATCATtgtgcagtgcagcaacatgcatagctagtcctttctggaagCAAAATAGTTACTGTGCATCTGAATGACAGAAAGGTCACATATATAGACGTATACATCATTGTGCAAGCCACCAACATTCCAAGCTGACCCCCAGctaaacaaacaaacaacaacaaaaaacatgtTGTGGCTGTGCAGATGCATGCttttgaatcccttctgttagctgtagaataactgtgcatcactattaggcctggttcacacttcagttatttggtcagttattgtaaACCCAAAGCAGGTGGGGGTCAAACTCACAGAGcaggtgcagatctattcatgatacctaatcAGAGAGTAGGCTCAGCACCTGAACTCatggaaataactgaacaaataactgaagtgtgaactcgaaGTGCACTTAACCGTGCACttgcccaagattcaagtagtggccacATGGCAATgaggaggatgtcagcagtaaggctgtgttcacaccactctttattttgagcatctgcctttaAACCATCAGTATTTGGTGAGCATTTGATCAATTGGCAAAATCTggaatgggtccaaaacagatGACATGTGATGGCAATATttgaatgtcttctgtgttttgtacccactcctgcttttggcctccaaatcatgatcaaatcctgatgcaaaatactgaccgtgtgatagaggcctcatgctcaatttgcatgaATTTGGACCCTTTGCCCCATAAAAACGTTTTATTCAGATGAAAAATaaatcctgcatgcaggactttaatggctTCTATCACATAGTCAGTTTGAGATCAAGAGTTAAGTTgctactgatggagctggtactgctcctgcaccTCCACCCCCTCCAACAGTCATGGCTGTGGACGGGAGCTCAGAGGGTTCCCCTAGTTAGGCCTTCTTTATCATTGGTGATgacgcacataggcagcggccaactgacaacaaaaggatgtctcgatagtagttgagtttttcatcTCTTTCAGAAAGTGTAAAAAATGTCCCCATTTCGACTGGTAGCATGGGTCTAACATTGCGGcatgccagtagtcatccctctgccgaatggtggcaATATGGTTGTCACTAAACAAACAACTCAGAATGCATCTGGCCTTTTGCACAAGGAAATCGGAGGGAATCCtttcctccatctccactgcatactgcgacGGTCTGTCGGGTTATCTGTGTTGTCTTTGCCGTCACCCTCTAGCTCAtctacccagtgggctgtaaaggacttATATAGTGTCCTTGACCATTGCTACAGCTCTACATGTCAGTGCTGGCATGGACTGTATCAGAATTCAACAGGCTCAAGGCCTTGCTCATCTTCTGCTCAACATAACTGTACAGGGCTAGTACAGCTTTTAAagagaagtaatgatggcttgggactctccaccttgggtgggcacaaactattagttctctgaaatgttAAGAGTCCAcaatatggaaagggagggactgtagtatcaGTATCTTAGCCAGGTGCACATTCAGattctgtgccattggatgagtgcatacATACTCTTGTCTCTGTGCGATAGCCTCAGTGATCAATTGCTGGTGAAACACGTGATAAGGAGTaggaagaggggaaggagcaTCAGAAGCAATAGACAAAGGAAAGAAATGACAGCTCACTTCTTCTAAAGGTtgaggtggtctaccccaggcgcgtttggctccagatctcccactgcttccaccctgctagcTCATCAACACTGCCACCATGCTGCTGTCTCACGGCACCCTGTCACCCTCacttcctgatgatgatgataccTCCTGTTCATCTGGGTTCTATGtgtggctacatcatcatccaaacTTGTCTATTTGTCACTCATGTtcccctcaccagtctcatggccattCCCTTGATCTCTCACAACACATGCTCCCACCTGACTGTCATTATCGGTAGTTGTACACCTAAGGAAGGACACAGGGGATCTCttctccaagtctgtgctggcctgtagctgctgatTGTCTTCACTAAGCTCAGCCTCGCTGAATAGCAGAGATGAGCCGGCAGCATGTCTTACTTcccgagcagaaggagcagcaaaaaaaaagaggcagttgcaggacaggtgaggacacagAGTCAGtttctgggccatgccaactaagtgtggtttcagaggaacccacagattccttgctgtgtgtatctgttgtcatctGAGAagatgttgaagagcgagtcaaccattccagtacatctAGATTGTTGCTCAATACACAACCGCtcgatgacagtggcagctgtgGCTAGTTGCTGCAGCAGCTGCTACCACcaacccttcttctgctgctgcttgtgccAGCTTCAGCaagatttttgccactgcccgctCCTTTTGAGGGCCTAGGCAACTGTCTGTTATCTACAGTGcacagtaactgaatcagtaatgtaactaTGTAGCtaagtatgaatggcgcagcaggtgaactagataaatgtgcctatatattagactgctTGTTGACAATGAGTGTGATGCAAAGTCAGTCTAcgtgtaacagaacagattaagaatggATGGCACAGCAGATGAACAAGACGCACAGGGCGATTACTCTGAGCCGGCTCTGTCCCTGCAGTCTTATTAtgctctccctattcattgcctACATTGTCTACAAACactccctacgatctccctacactgtccctatccaataaTTTACAATTGAAAGCTTTCTAAAACACCGTCCCTAGtagtgatcagcggcaggggcaatattcgaatttgtgatattttgcaaatatttgggcaaatattcggcATATATTCACATATTCGAGAAtttgttatctccagtcattattttcttgattgcagaaatcagcaattgaaaaatttgcaatatgaaaatttgcattacgaaaatttgcaatcaacactacttctaaattcaaagatattgcagctttctcattggcccacaagctagaagcagggagggatcatgtgtactgattaaaaaaaatctggaatatttgaaattacgaatatgtatcactatattcaaaatatttgcaaattcttgaagtgccgatattcacgataaaaatttgcaattcgaatattcgtgatcaacactagtccctaGTGCCTGCCACTTCTCTCGCTATGCTACGCACAGTGAGATGGCGGTGACCGTGCTGgttgaggcttttatagggctatgacattacaggggatggctatctgctgattggctggctgcacagcattattggTCATAACGCTTTCACGGgattcttacttttactttgtaacacgtgtagcacAGGCCACACTTTCAGCAGATACGCGGTAACACAAACCGCACTTAAGAATGGAGGTAACTGGACTCATTCAGGGCACAaggcaaaacaaataaaagttgTAGCTTCAATGTAATAAAAGTGCCTTCTGGGAAGGTCCTCATTACCTGTGCACGCTCCACCTCTCTTACTCAGCTGGCAGAcatgaaatattaataaaaacatGTCTTCCCGTCCACACTAATGGATATTCGGGCCCCGACATATTTTAATAATGCATATATGATCAGGCTGATGGTTTTGATACCACATATGACCGGTCTAGGTGTCGCAGAAGGTGAGATACTTGTTATGTGGGAATGTTGGCTGTCAGGGGTGGGATGTCTGGACTCCCTACGATGCCCACATTATACAGAATGGAATGATTACAATAATTAATATGTGAGATGTGACAATAacacctgacccaagagagagtcacaagaaccaccccataataaataaaaaagaatttgaAAAACAGGCTGCACAGGTGAATTCACTTTCTTTTATTTACCACCCTTTATAATGTGATACCCCAACATACAGCtcattacccctgaggaagccggatcccTCCGTCGATATGCGTTGGGCGTTACTCACTcttccaggtccactgcaccagcggCTTACGTAGGTTTTGGCTCTCTAAATTAGACCTCATCATGGTCTGTTTGCAtttctagtggtcttaccttacttCATATTTGCTTCATGTTTTGTATTGGATTTTCATATGCTGGTTTATAGTGTATATGCCCATTTTGTGGCAAtccagtggacctgtgtgtgtcggttacatatattttattgcataccgcactttgttctaattgtatacaatttttaaaatgtgtgtctgttggtgtgtccaataaactttatatatatattttttatactgatTCATTGTCGGATGTGCCTTTAtggggtggttcttgtgactctctcttgggtctgGTGTTATTGTCTCATGCTCTTTTCACCACTCCGTGtattatttggtgtgccccctgcctTTCTAATTTACTTATTATGTGAGTTGTACCATAGATAAGTATTTGCTTATGAGACATGAAAACAAGgtaaactgctgctattatcacagTTTAAATGGCAAGTGTCCCAAATTTAGCACAATTACTCACTGGGTGACTGCGGTGGGCGGAGcctaaaacagccaatcagatttcacctattgacttcaatctAAGACTTTCAAATGCTTCCATTCTCACAGTTTTAAAGCCAGaggccaatcacatttcagccatttatTTTATATGGGAAAATGTAAATTACTGccgactgttaatggcagggtcctcaaatttGGCACAGTCAGTCATTGGGTGACTTGGGTTCAACTTTTTATAAACCAGGTTAAACAGACTTTGCTTATATCTCTAGCGTTTTTAATccaacatcctgtggtttcttcagaaacgacaccTTCTAGTTGTATTTGCTATTTGAGTAATTTTGGTTTTCTAATATAACGTTAATAAGAGTCACTAAACAACCATCGCAGGCATATTATGTGGATGATGTAATAAACCGTGCTGTTTACCATCGCTACTACTGTGTATGAGATGGGGAGATAGATATAAGATGTTATGACATTTTCCTACAGATTCTGACAGCTGCATTAAATGCCAAAGTGATGAATGGCCTAATGAGAAGAGAGACCGATGCCGGCCCAAAGTAGTGGAATTCATCTCTTACCAGAACGACACCattgcttctgtcttctcctgtgTCTCGGTCTTCGGATGTCTTGTGACCGGCTTCATATTTGGAATATTTATTTTCTATCGAGACACTCCTATTGTTAAAGCCAATAACCGGAACCTGAGTTACCTCCTCCTGGTCTCCATCATCCTCAGCTTCCTCTCTGTCTTCTTGTTTCTGGGTCGTCCCAATGATGTGACTTGTAGATTACGTGAAACCAGTTTTGGAATCTTCTTCTCAGTAGCCGTCTCTTCACTTCTCGCCAAGACTGTGATGGTTTGTGTTGCTTTTAAGTCCACCAAGCCTGGAAGCCCTTGGAGAAAATGGCTCAGTGTGAAACTACCATATACCATAGTGTCATTGTGTTCATCCTTTCAAGCTGTAATCTGTGTTATCTGGTTGTCTATTTCTCCTCCATTCCAGGACCTGGACACTGACTCTTATCCTGGAAAAATCATCATTCAGTGTAATGAAGGCTCAGATATCTGGTTCTACTCCATGTTGGGTTATCTGGGGCTCCTGGCAGCTGTGAGCCTTGTTCTGGCTTTCATGGTGAGGACATTACCGGACAGTTTTAATGAGGCCAAGTAcatcaccttcagcatgctggtgTTCTGCAGCGTCTGGATCTCCATGATCCCGGCTTATCTGAGCACCAGAGGAAAGAACATGGTGGCTGTGGAGATATTTGCAGTAATGGCTTCCAGTGCTGGACTTTTAGGTTGTGTGTTTTtcccaaaatgttttattattttgtttaaatCTGAAATGAACAGAAAAGCTGACCTGCTGGGGAAAAGAATGAACTAACGGCAAAATGGTAACCCCGATAATAGTGATTAACTCTGAAATAACAACTTGTAGATATCATCTTATACTAGAAAGAAATGATAACATATAATTAGATTCCAATCATTACATTGTCTCAGCAGTGCATTTATTAGGAGGAGTAGGAGAGGACCTCCCCATGTCTACCTGCTGATATGTAGGAGATACACAGGCATTACTGCTCCTGGCTATAGCTGATGAATTCATACATCTGACATGGTGTCAAAGACATCGGACCAAAAATATCAGTCCCTTGAGGTTACGG
This portion of the Bufo gargarizans isolate SCDJY-AF-19 chromosome 1, ASM1485885v1, whole genome shotgun sequence genome encodes:
- the LOC122924308 gene encoding vomeronasal type-2 receptor 26-like, with product MAERQDFKGFIHSLIFFFAIDNINRDPDILPNITLGYHIYDSCLDRRLAVKHVLHLLSGPDTLIPNYSCTGHGQLAGIIGDHHSSTTIPAAQILGIYGHPQISYGATEHSLSDRFLYPHVFRSVQNHHIHNMVITKLLEHFGWTWVGILVSDDDTGENELQILTKYMREHGICAAFTIKLTEQNVKNNERILQVMKNPQINIIIMDVRKLEIGNFTPWAVGGEQLRINTQSITWKQTKENTVPVSRCSDPCLPGSRKMARPTIHTCCYDCVPCSEGEISNITDSDSCIKCQSDEWPNEKRDRCRPKVVEFISYQNDTIASVFSCVSVFGCLVTGFIFGIFIFYRDTPIVKANNRNLSYLLLVSIILSFLSVFLFLGRPNDVTCRLRETSFGIFFSVAVSSLLAKTVMVCVAFKSTKPGSPWRKWLSVKLPYTIVSLCSSFQAVICVIWLSISPPFQDLDTDSYPGKIIIQCNEGSDIWFYSMLGYLGLLAAVSLVLAFMVRTLPDSFNEAKYITFSMLVFCSVWISMIPAYLSTRGKNMVAVEIFAVMASSAGLLGCVFFPKCFIILFKSEMNRKADLLGKRMN